One part of the Vanessa tameamea isolate UH-Manoa-2023 chromosome 8, ilVanTame1 primary haplotype, whole genome shotgun sequence genome encodes these proteins:
- the LOC113399865 gene encoding sphingomyelin phosphodiesterase 4 has protein sequence MAHDIMSQFYTCLNLPFQEKLMELTRLIDQTGPNKDLQALFPQLINNIFAPLHNGWGLRQITFEANRYEFEALLSFLEPQGPMFRLCYKLLYDPQLKYNLPLNTLPLDLQMTLERGRCPQFYADMLTMDSNSMNIVALALNPFDYYIFNFALYLINNNQNKSSWDNWNSVYFALACDYLMHFLPSDPNVSVLPHIPHYTGKVPMAAPLQTANRPLCSPSLLVLPDLSGISNQHVNSPQTQSRNEVWRSETVLQIFIDLWMSVEPFNNRSIEMYQRTYHNMSSSPERVRIVRVLVKHIHSFSAKYNSDPAIRSSTLRKYARQIMCSRAYHYVKHLVMTWPLDASFRLVMELWLSLIQPWRYTDNSITQDRFPSTQRNQDETNTSLDASFTQFIAENFPSYTCILQMILPRFTRLDLSSYKNAVMLFRVGKVFSQQHLVPILMNLEKAITDSVSGLQSPDNSGVNLDQSYTYNGVALSKWVAIAKQSISELNMAATFEYDPIWSENKNIFMLEFVKRILSAKHTADKNLENYSNKLNQQNQGFWSSLKQWLMMGNTEEEAALLEEYKKVPNYLTSCIHYFTNIFGVSENMLLPLETELLDNSIEHSSFANSTNNFTLSIAQKLRNTPTGVQYMGDPDLMPIMSFENTILVRMLYQIASRLNDMYGEEFSMLWRRNDFWGYVSREILQKPVTIHTYVKDASYHQNIINQELPPRLSLRRLGSHKFVVWISLGYILFRLFSYSGIMYVFFLIMLWSFFVLCRASLKILRIIKD, from the exons ATGGCACATGATATTATG agTCAATTCTATACTTGCTTAAATTTACCATTTCAAGAAAAACTAATGGAGCTTACTAGACTCATTGATCAAACTGGACCAAATAAGGATTTACAAGCTTTATTTCctcaacttataaataatatatttgctcCTCTTCATAACGGCTGGGGATTACGACAAATTACTTTTGAAGCTAATAGATATGAATTTGAAGCTCTACTAAGTTTTCTAGAACCGCAAGGACCCATGTTTCGtttgtgttataaattattatatgatcCTCAGTTGAAGTACAATCTTCCATTAAACACCTTACca TTGGACTTGCAGATGACTCTTGAAAGGGGTAGGTGTCCCCAATTTTATGCAGATATGCTTACAATGGATTCTAATTCAATGAATATTGTTGCTTTGGCATTGA ATCCCtttgattattacatttttaattttgcattatacttaataaacaataatcaaaataaaagctCTTGGGACAACTGGAATAGTGTATATTTTGCTCTAGCTTGTGATTATTTGATGCACTTTCTTCCATCTGATCCTAATGTTTCTGTTTTGCCACACATTCCACATTATACTGGTAAGGTTCCGATGGCTGCACCCCTGCAAACCGCAAACAG ACCGTTGTGTTCACCATCATTGTTAGTGTTGCCGGATCTGTCGGGTATAAGTAATCAGCATGTGAATTCACCACAGACACAATCAAGGAATGAAGTCTGGAGGTCAGAAACagttttgcaaatatttattgatttgtgGATGAGTGTAGAACCCTTCAATAATAGAAGTATTGAG ATGTATCAGAGGACCTATCATAATATGAGCTCAAGCCCAGAAAGAGTTAGAATTGTTCGAGTATTGGTGAAACATATACATTCATTTTCTGCAAAGTATAACTCTGATCCTGCAATCAGATCTTCAACACTTCGTAAATATGCAAGACAAATTATGTGTTCACGGGCATATCATTATGTAAAACACTTAGTTATGACTTGGCCTCTAGATGCATCTTTCAGACTAGTAATGGAATTGTGGCTAAGCTTAATACAACCATGGAGATACACAGATAATTCTATAACACAAGACAG ATTTCCTAGTACTCAAAGAAACCAAGACGAAACAAATACTTCTTTAGATGCCAGTTTCACACAGTTCATTGCCGAAAATTTTCCGTCTTACACATGTATTCTTCAAATGATTCTGCCAAGATTTACAAGACTGGATCTGTCAAGTTATAAAAATGCTGTCATGTTATTTCGAGTGGGAAAG GTCTTTTCCCAGCAACATCTTGTTCCCATACTGATGAACTTGGAGAAAGCTATTACTGATAGCGTATCTGGATTACAAAGTCCTGACAACAGTGGTGTAAATCTTGATCAAag CTATACTTACAATGGGGTTGCTTTATCCAAATGGGTGGCCATAGCGAAACAATCCATCTCAGAATTGAATATGGCAGCTACTTTTGAATATGACCCAATATggagtgaaaataaaaatatttttatgctggAATTTGTCAAAAGAATTTTGTCTGCAAAACATACTGCTGACAAAAATTTAgagaattattcaaataaattgaatcagCAAAACCAAG gTTTTTGGAGTTCCTTGAAACAATGGCTGATGATGGGGAATACTGAAGAAGAGGCAGCATTGTTggaagaatataaaaaagttccTAACTATTTGACTAGTTGCATCcattactttacaaatatttttgga GTTAGTGAGAACATGTTACTGCCACTAGAAACTGAATTGCTGGACAATTCTATTGAGCATTCTTCTTTTGCAAATTCAACAAACAACTTTACTCTTTCTATCGCTCAAAaa cttCGAAACACGCCAACCGGAGTTCAGTACATGGGCGATCCAGATCTCATGCCCATAATGTcttttgaaaatacaattttagtaaGAATGTTGTATCAAATAGCTTCCAGGCTTAATGATATG TATGGGGAAGAATTTTCAATGTTATGGAGACGAAATGACTTTTGGGGATATGTTTCACGTGAAATACTACAGAAACCTGTCACAATACACACATATGTTAAGGATGCAAGCTACCAccagaatattattaatcaagaactaccTCCAAGGTTGTCCCTGCGACGTCTCGGATCACACAAGTTTGTTGTGTGGATAAGCTTaggttatattttgtttagacTATTTTCATATAGtggtattatgtatgtatttttccTTATTATGCTATGGTCCTTTTTTGTATTGTGTCGAGCATCTTTAAAGATATTGAgaattataaaagattaa